In one Lycium barbarum isolate Lr01 chromosome 7, ASM1917538v2, whole genome shotgun sequence genomic region, the following are encoded:
- the LOC132603902 gene encoding short chain aldehyde dehydrogenase 1-like: protein MAKFSPQSQMAKKFLSLFFLFIIFFISAATIQHNDGRLEGKVAIITGGASGIGAATARLFVQHGAKVVIADIQDNLGTSLVKEIGTKQTIIYVHCNVAIESDVKNVVDTTIAKFGKLDLMFSNAGVLGNPYTSILDIDYDIIKNVFDVNVLGGFFCAKHAARVMIPNKKGSIIFTASIVATDYSALTHAYTASKNALLGLSKNVGIELAKYGIRVNCVSPYAISTPLMLNGFRINKQMADKWFAESANLKGPLLGVQDVANAVLYLASDDSKYASGLNLILDGGYTTTNVALTEVYRKLFLSNTTNKV, encoded by the exons tctttatttttcttattCATAATCTTCTTCATTTCCGCTGCGACGATCCAACACAATGACGGGAG GCTAGAAGGTAAGGTAGCAATTATAACTGGTGGTGCTAGTGGCATAGGAGCAGCCACAGCTAGGCTTTTTGTTCAACATGGTGCAAAAGTTGTAATTGCTGACATACAAGACAATCTTGGAACTTCCTTAGTAAAAGAAATTGGCACAAAGCAAACAATTATCTATGTCCATTGCAATGTTGCGATCGAATCGGATGTCAAAAATGTTGTTGATACAACAATTGCCAAATTTGGTAAGCTCGACTTAATGTTCAGTAACGCTGGTGTATTGGGTAATCCATATACCAGCATCTTAGACATAGATTACGACATAATCAAGAACGTGTTTGATGTAAACGTTCTTGGGGGGTTCTTCTGCGCGAAACACGCTGCTAGAGTAATGATTCCGAACAAGAAAGGTTCCATTATCTTCACTGCAAGTATAGTGGCAACGGATTATAGTGCTCTGACGCATGCCTATACGGCTTCAAAGAATGCACTTTTGGGACTTTCCAAGAATGTTGGAATCGAATTAGCAAAGTATGGAATAAGAGTTAATTGTGTGTCTCCTTATGCAATTAGCACACCATTGATGCTAAATGGATTTAGAATAAACAAACAAATGGCAGACAAATGGTTTGCAGAATCAGCAAATCTGAAAGGACCTTTACTAGGTGTTCAAGATGTTGCAAATGCAGTGTTGTATTTGGCAAGTGATGATTCTAAATATGCAAGTGGTTTGAACCTAATTCTTGATGGTGGTTATACCACCACAAATGTGGCTTTAACAGAGGTCTACAggaaattatttttatcaaataCCACCAACAAAGTGTAA